The following proteins are co-located in the Spea bombifrons isolate aSpeBom1 chromosome 3, aSpeBom1.2.pri, whole genome shotgun sequence genome:
- the HDDC2 gene encoding 5'-deoxynucleotidase HDDC2 produces the protein MAAAGSGYNAGKSLLQFMKYVGQLKRVPRTGWVYRKVEKPESVSDHMYRMAVMAMLTDDKKLNKDRCLRLALVHDMAECIVGDIAPADNISKEEKHRREKEAMKHLTQLLPEEMKKEVYELWEEYEYQCTAEAKFVKELDQCEMILQALEYEELEKRPGRLQDFYNSTAGKFKHPEIVQLVSAIYEEREENIAAHNSDSSASTGVIPK, from the exons ATGGCCGCTGCCGGTAGTGGGTATAATGCAGGGAAGAGCTTATTGCAGTTCATGAAATATGTAGGGCAGCTTAAG AGAGTACCCAGGACAGGTTGGGTGTACCGCAAAGTGGAGAAACCAGAAAGCGTGTCAGACCACATGTACCGAATGGCTGTTATGGCGATGTTAACGGACGACAAAAAACTTAATAAAGACAG atgccttCGCCTTGCTCTTGTACATGACATGGCCGAGTGCATTGTGGGTGACATAGCTCCTGCTGACAACATATCTAAGGAAGAGAAGCACAGGCGGGAAAAG GAAGCTATGAAGCATTTGACTCAGCTATTACCAGAGGAGATGAAGAAGGAGGTTTATGAACTGTGGGAG GAATACGAGTATCAGTGCACCGCAGAGGCCAAGTTTGTGAAAGAACTAGATCAGTGTGAGATGATTCTACAAGCACTAGAGTATGAGGAGCTGGAGAAAAGACCAGGGAGGCTGCAGGACTTCTACAACTCAACTGCAG ggaAATTTAAGCATCCAGAAATTGTCCAGCTTGTATCTGCCATCTAtgaggaaagagaagaaaatatagCAGCACACAATAGTGATTCTTCAGCTTCAACAGGTGTCATTCCGAAATAA